One genomic window of Campylobacter fetus subsp. fetus includes the following:
- the dxs gene encoding 1-deoxy-D-xylulose-5-phosphate synthase has translation MDIKSKSLEELTDLCDTLRDKILKTVSSNGGHLSSNMGAVELSVAMHYVFDVSKDPFIFDVSHQSYAHKLLTDRWNRFDSLRQFNGISGYTKPSESKFDYFVAGHSSTSISLVVGACKAIKLKGENRLPVAVIGDGAMSAGMAYEALNELGDRKYPCVIILNDNEMSISKPIGALSKYLSQMMAGQFYQKFKARVNQFLSYVPDSAAYMAKRFEEGFRLITPGMFFEELGLEYIGPVDGHDLKELISTFTTAKLMNKPVIVHIQTIKGKGYELAEGPKEKWHGVSPFNLKNGQSVNQANQKSATNIFSELLLNLAKKYENVVGVTAAMPSGTGLNKIIEVFPDRFWDVAIAEQHAVTSMAAMAKEGFKPYIAIYSTFMQRAYDQVIHDCAIMRLPVVFCMDRAGIVGEDGETHQGAFDISFLNAIPNLNLVAPRDEESFKNIMEFSYAFDSPLAIRYPRGNFILNNEYKSQKTALAKGEILENGDGGVAFIGYGNGVGKAVQTAKKLNFKPTIVDLVFAKPLDKELLLQIAKTHNKWYVFSDSAKRGGIGEILAGFLQENLLTNILIKSFEYEDTFIKHGKTSVVEDYLSISAEKISNTF, from the coding sequence ATGGATATAAAATCAAAAAGTTTAGAAGAATTAACTGATTTATGCGATACTCTTAGAGATAAAATACTAAAAACCGTAAGTTCAAACGGCGGACATCTCAGCTCAAATATGGGGGCAGTAGAGCTGAGCGTAGCCATGCATTATGTATTTGACGTATCAAAAGATCCTTTTATTTTTGACGTAAGCCATCAAAGTTATGCACACAAACTATTAACCGATAGATGGAATCGATTTGATTCGCTTAGGCAATTTAATGGAATAAGCGGGTACACAAAACCTAGCGAGAGTAAATTTGATTATTTTGTAGCTGGACACAGCTCAACTTCTATAAGTCTTGTAGTAGGAGCTTGCAAAGCTATAAAATTAAAAGGCGAAAATAGACTTCCAGTTGCCGTAATAGGCGATGGGGCTATGAGTGCTGGAATGGCTTATGAAGCATTAAACGAGCTAGGAGACAGAAAATATCCATGCGTGATAATACTAAATGACAATGAGATGAGCATATCAAAACCCATAGGGGCTCTTAGTAAATATCTGTCTCAGATGATGGCAGGACAGTTTTATCAGAAATTTAAAGCCAGAGTAAATCAATTTCTAAGCTACGTTCCAGATTCAGCCGCGTATATGGCAAAACGTTTTGAAGAGGGATTTAGGCTCATAACTCCCGGAATGTTTTTTGAAGAGTTAGGACTTGAGTATATAGGACCGGTTGACGGGCATGACCTAAAAGAATTAATCTCTACTTTTACAACCGCTAAATTGATGAATAAACCAGTTATTGTTCATATCCAAACCATAAAAGGTAAAGGATATGAGCTAGCAGAAGGTCCAAAAGAGAAGTGGCACGGAGTAAGCCCTTTTAATCTAAAAAACGGTCAAAGCGTAAATCAAGCAAATCAAAAAAGTGCTACTAATATCTTTAGTGAATTACTTTTAAATTTAGCCAAAAAGTATGAAAATGTAGTAGGCGTAACGGCGGCTATGCCTAGTGGAACCGGTTTAAATAAGATAATAGAAGTTTTTCCCGATAGATTTTGGGATGTTGCGATCGCCGAACAACACGCCGTAACATCTATGGCGGCTATGGCAAAAGAAGGATTTAAGCCTTATATAGCTATTTATTCTACTTTTATGCAAAGAGCTTATGATCAAGTCATTCACGACTGCGCTATTATGAGGCTTCCGGTAGTATTTTGTATGGATAGAGCAGGAATCGTTGGTGAAGACGGTGAAACGCATCAAGGTGCATTTGATATAAGTTTTTTAAATGCAATTCCAAATTTAAATTTAGTTGCTCCACGCGATGAAGAGAGTTTTAAAAATATAATGGAATTTTCATACGCTTTTGATTCTCCTCTTGCTATTCGTTATCCGCGCGGAAACTTTATCTTAAATAATGAGTATAAATCGCAAAAAACAGCTCTTGCAAAAGGTGAAATTTTAGAAAATGGAGACGGCGGTGTAGCTTTTATCGGATATGGAAACGGAGTTGGAAAAGCAGTACAAACTGCTAAAAAGTTAAATTTCAAACCTACGATAGTAGATTTAGTCTTTGCAAAACCACTTGATAAAGAGCTTTTACTTCAGATCGCAAAAACTCATAATAAGTGGTATGTATTCAGCGATAGTGCCAAAAGAGGAGGCATAGGAGAAATATTGGCTGGATTTTTACAAGAAAATTTATTAACAAATATTTTAATAAAAAGTTTTGAATACGAAGATACATTCATAAAACATGGAAAAACTAGTGTTGTCGAGGATTATTTATCTATTAGCGCTGAAAAAATCTCTAATACGTTTTAA
- a CDS encoding ABC transporter permease: MSFKRIFAIVIKESLQAMRDPSTALIAIILPIILLFLMGYAVSLDAKNISFGIVNYSSSKDSKEIISKFAASKFFITKITTDKNELINDMKLNKISGFLVIDDDKNSLKFQIITDGSEPNTANLIRQYGSSIIYIWAENLTSKRVLLESRYWFNEKLSSRYFLIPGSIAVIMTLIGTLLTSLVIAKEWERGTMESLMSTPVSNLEIIIGKLIPYFVFAMLSAVICFFVAYFWYEIPFRGSIFILFLLSFIYLFPALLIGLFISTIAKNQFVAAQISIIVGFLPAFLLSGFVFEISNMPTFIQYLSYFVPATYFVNSLGNIFLVGNLYNVFILDAIYMLIIGFVVGILVLKKSKRSLD; encoded by the coding sequence ATGAGCTTTAAAAGGATTTTTGCTATCGTCATTAAAGAGAGCTTGCAAGCTATGAGAGATCCAAGTACTGCTTTGATAGCTATTATTTTGCCTATTATTTTATTGTTTTTGATGGGATACGCGGTATCTTTGGATGCTAAAAATATATCTTTTGGTATAGTAAATTACAGTAGTTCAAAGGATTCAAAAGAGATAATATCGAAGTTTGCTGCATCAAAATTTTTTATCACAAAAATAACTACCGATAAAAATGAGCTTATAAATGATATGAAATTAAATAAAATAAGCGGATTTCTAGTTATTGATGATGATAAAAATAGCCTTAAATTTCAAATTATCACGGATGGCAGCGAGCCAAATACTGCAAATTTGATACGTCAATACGGATCTAGTATAATTTATATTTGGGCAGAAAATTTAACTTCAAAACGCGTTTTGTTAGAGTCTAGATACTGGTTTAATGAAAAATTATCCAGTAGATATTTTTTGATACCCGGTTCAATCGCAGTTATAATGACTTTAATAGGTACTTTGCTCACATCTCTTGTTATCGCTAAAGAGTGGGAGAGAGGAACTATGGAGTCTTTGATGAGTACGCCGGTTTCAAATTTAGAGATAATTATAGGTAAGCTGATTCCTTATTTCGTATTTGCTATGCTCTCAGCCGTAATCTGTTTTTTTGTGGCGTACTTCTGGTATGAAATTCCATTTAGAGGGAGTATTTTTATACTGTTTTTGTTAAGTTTTATCTATCTTTTTCCGGCCCTTTTAATCGGACTTTTTATCTCAACTATAGCTAAAAATCAGTTTGTAGCAGCTCAAATTTCGATTATTGTAGGCTTTTTGCCCGCATTTTTACTTTCGGGATTTGTGTTTGAGATAAGCAATATGCCTACATTTATCCAGTATCTTTCATATTTTGTCCCTGCGACTTATTTTGTAAATTCGTTAGGAAATATATTTTTAGTTGGAAATTTATACAATGTTTTTATTTTAGATGCTATTTACATGCTCATTATAGGATTTGTAGTAGGTATTTTGGTACTTAAAAAGTCAAAAAGGAGTTTGGATTGA
- a CDS encoding ATP-binding cassette domain-containing protein — protein MIKATNLTRNFDKPFTEALKSINFDAIKGKITGVVGPDGSGKTTLLRLCAGLLTPSSGELNVLGYKMPCSQKDFLNKIGYMPQIFGLYEDLTCEENLNLYAKLQDVQHSKQRIDEILEFTNLKIFKDRLAGSLSGGMKQKLAFGATLLKKPELLLLDEPGVGVDPISREEIWSMAKSLTGVSILWATSYLDEAGLCDKVLLINDGKIIFDDDPKRINNILENRVFLVEVRGDKKSFLTNILEHDNVLDAYFVGSKIRVVLKTKDCSLFQDFADFKFENVAPSFEDAFVDMLKIKTKAHSKLTAILNRVDKQDCFALKAIGLTKKFGSFTATDNISFEISKGEIFGFLGPNGAGKSTTFKMICGLLSRSEGESLIYGNSIDVMKNKIGYMAQKFSLYGNLGLKDNLDFFAGLYGLRGKEKRDKIASMIEIFGFDRYLQNKVFELPLGIKQRLALSCALMHSPLVLFLDEATSGVDPITRKEFWRHIDAISNLGISVMVTTHLMDEAELCDRVMIIDKGKMIAVGAPDELKQRVGAISVKDAFIKLIKGANEL, from the coding sequence ATGATCAAAGCAACTAATCTTACAAGAAATTTTGATAAGCCTTTTACCGAGGCTTTAAAAAGTATTAATTTCGATGCCATCAAAGGCAAAATCACAGGCGTAGTAGGACCAGATGGTTCAGGAAAAACAACCCTTCTTAGGCTTTGCGCCGGACTTCTCACACCAAGTAGCGGCGAATTAAATGTTTTAGGCTATAAAATGCCTTGTAGCCAGAAAGATTTTTTAAATAAAATCGGCTACATGCCTCAAATATTTGGCTTATATGAAGATCTTACTTGTGAAGAAAATTTAAATTTATACGCAAAGCTTCAAGATGTACAGCATTCAAAGCAACGCATAGATGAAATTTTGGAATTCACAAATTTAAAAATATTTAAAGATAGATTAGCTGGAAGTTTGTCCGGAGGAATGAAGCAAAAGTTGGCTTTTGGCGCAACTTTGCTTAAAAAACCGGAGCTCCTTTTACTAGATGAGCCAGGAGTCGGCGTAGATCCTATTTCTAGAGAAGAGATTTGGTCTATGGCAAAAAGTTTAACGGGCGTAAGTATATTGTGGGCGACTTCTTACCTTGATGAAGCTGGTTTGTGTGATAAAGTTTTACTCATAAATGACGGTAAAATTATATTTGACGACGATCCTAAACGTATAAATAATATATTAGAAAATAGAGTATTTTTAGTCGAAGTAAGAGGCGATAAAAAATCATTTTTAACTAATATTTTAGAGCACGATAATGTTTTAGATGCATATTTTGTCGGCTCAAAAATAAGAGTTGTTTTGAAAACGAAAGATTGCTCTTTGTTTCAAGATTTTGCGGATTTTAAATTTGAAAATGTAGCTCCTAGTTTTGAAGATGCATTTGTTGATATGCTAAAAATAAAAACCAAAGCGCATTCAAAACTAACTGCTATACTAAACAGAGTCGATAAGCAAGATTGTTTTGCTCTAAAAGCTATAGGTCTCACAAAAAAATTTGGCTCATTTACCGCTACTGATAACATTAGTTTTGAGATTAGCAAGGGTGAAATATTCGGCTTTTTAGGTCCTAATGGAGCCGGTAAATCGACCACGTTTAAGATGATTTGTGGACTTTTATCTAGAAGTGAAGGAGAGTCTCTTATCTATGGAAATAGCATAGATGTTATGAAAAATAAGATAGGCTATATGGCTCAAAAATTCTCATTATACGGAAATCTAGGCTTAAAAGACAATCTTGACTTTTTTGCCGGACTTTATGGGCTTAGGGGAAAAGAAAAAAGAGATAAAATAGCCTCTATGATAGAAATTTTCGGCTTTGATAGATATTTGCAAAATAAAGTTTTTGAGCTGCCTCTTGGTATAAAACAGCGCCTTGCTTTATCGTGTGCCCTTATGCATTCTCCTCTTGTATTATTTTTAGATGAAGCGACAAGCGGAGTAGATCCTATCACTAGGAAGGAGTTTTGGAGGCATATAGATGCTATTTCAAATTTAGGAATAAGCGTTATGGTTACGACTCACCTTATGGATGAAGCCGAGCTTTGTGATAGAGTAATGATTATCGATAAAGGAAAGATGATAGCGGTGGGAGCTCCCGATGAGCTAAAGCAAAGAGTCGGCGCGATATCTGTAAAAGATGCGTTTATAAAGCTTATAAAGGGTGCAAATGAGCTTTAA
- the ubiE gene encoding bifunctional demethylmenaquinone methyltransferase/2-methoxy-6-polyprenyl-1,4-benzoquinol methylase UbiE — MEKQEKIIEMFNQIAPTYDKANRILSFGVDTSWRKNACCIVLDKLKAKEINIVDVACGTGDMMNIWEQMANKKNIKISSMSGVDPSVGMLEVAKEKFPNYNFITALANDTSLPNNFADIISISYGIRNVVKREEALKEFNKILKPGGYVTILEFTKREQGGFISKIRDFYLSKILPKIGGFISKNEAAYTYLPSSIENFLDKNSFCDELIKAGFEIEVCKGFSFDISTLFIAKKVKQI, encoded by the coding sequence GTGGAAAAACAAGAAAAAATCATAGAAATGTTCAACCAAATAGCACCTACTTACGATAAAGCCAACCGTATTTTAAGCTTTGGAGTTGATACCAGCTGGAGAAAAAACGCTTGTTGCATCGTGCTTGATAAACTAAAAGCAAAAGAGATAAACATAGTAGATGTTGCATGTGGAACAGGCGATATGATGAACATTTGGGAGCAAATGGCAAATAAAAAAAATATTAAAATATCTTCTATGAGCGGAGTTGATCCAAGCGTTGGAATGCTTGAAGTGGCTAAAGAAAAATTTCCAAATTATAACTTCATAACCGCTCTTGCAAACGATACTTCTTTACCAAATAATTTTGCAGATATAATAAGCATCAGCTACGGCATAAGAAACGTAGTTAAAAGAGAAGAAGCGCTAAAAGAATTTAACAAAATCTTAAAACCGGGCGGTTATGTGACGATTTTAGAATTTACAAAAAGAGAGCAAGGTGGATTTATATCAAAAATAAGAGATTTTTATCTTAGTAAAATTTTACCGAAGATAGGAGGCTTTATAAGCAAAAATGAAGCAGCTTATACATATTTGCCTAGCAGCATTGAGAATTTCTTAGATAAAAATAGCTTTTGCGATGAACTTATAAAAGCCGGATTCGAGATAGAAGTTTGCAAAGGTTTTAGTTTTGATATAAGCACACTTTTTATAGCAAAAAAAGTCAAACAAATATGA
- a CDS encoding HlyD family efflux transporter periplasmic adaptor subunit: MNKLGVIGVVLVLIFLFYKFYEKEFILKDKDDIFYGNVDTKTVDLSFRFLGEIVDISKIEGAKVSKGEPLVYLDDSYLQNSLNSLKSKINIENINLLKLESGYRIEEIKQSKARLEAAAANLKETQNSFNRQQKLMLSKATSEEAFMTAQTRFEAAKANLNLAQANYELLKNGYQKEDIEAQRELVRYLNINLEAIELDIKNSVLISPYDGILQKRYKEIGAITNANEPVVEIARDDKYFIRAYIDEKNLGKIKLEQKMKIFSDARSEPYLGYINFISSVAEFTPKNIQTTELRSDLVYKFEVTLIDKDDRLKQGMPVHIKFNDQSN, encoded by the coding sequence TTGAACAAGCTTGGAGTTATCGGTGTTGTTCTGGTTTTGATATTTTTATTTTATAAATTCTATGAAAAAGAGTTTATACTAAAAGATAAGGACGATATTTTTTACGGAAATGTTGATACAAAAACAGTCGATCTCTCTTTTAGATTTTTAGGCGAAATAGTAGATATCTCGAAAATCGAAGGTGCTAAGGTTTCAAAAGGTGAACCCTTGGTATATCTTGATGACTCATATCTTCAAAACTCTCTAAATAGCTTAAAATCAAAGATAAACATAGAAAATATAAATCTTTTAAAACTAGAATCTGGTTATAGGATAGAGGAGATAAAGCAGAGTAAAGCCAGACTTGAGGCTGCTGCTGCAAATTTAAAAGAGACACAAAACTCATTTAATAGACAACAAAAACTTATGTTATCAAAAGCAACTTCCGAAGAGGCGTTTATGACTGCTCAAACACGCTTTGAAGCTGCTAAAGCAAATTTAAATCTTGCTCAAGCTAATTACGAACTTCTTAAAAACGGATATCAAAAAGAGGATATCGAAGCTCAAAGAGAGCTTGTAAGATATTTAAATATTAATCTTGAAGCTATAGAGCTTGATATAAAAAATTCGGTTTTAATCTCTCCGTATGATGGAATTTTGCAAAAAAGATATAAAGAAATAGGTGCTATAACAAACGCAAATGAGCCAGTAGTCGAGATCGCTAGAGATGATAAATACTTCATAAGAGCTTATATAGATGAGAAAAATCTTGGTAAGATAAAACTCGAACAAAAGATGAAAATTTTTAGCGATGCAAGAAGCGAGCCGTATCTTGGCTATATAAATTTTATCTCATCTGTGGCTGAATTTACTCCTAAGAACATTCAAACTACGGAGCTAAGATCAGATCTTGTTTATAAATTTGAAGTTACGTTGATAGATAAAGATGATCGACTAAAGCAAGGTATGCCAGTGCATATCAAATTCAATGATCAAAGCAACTAA
- the fliH gene encoding flagellar assembly protein FliH, which yields MKQSNVIDNKNAEHTIEPYRFKVLGAFPTNDVKEQETVSNLEEQTETQAPKQEVEKESQTHQEEPKLEPSFIEELLKRTDELSGNIIKLQMQIENQENEFKVRLEQEVARTKDEALKEGHMAAKTEFEAELNEIEKKYMHSIEKLDEEKSKLEALYASSQQELASTAIEIAKEVVIKEIKDSSSVVASNIAKSLISELNDATSIEIKTNPKDYEFLKANLNLNSHIKITSDDAINAGGVIVLSEVGNIDGSVMARFAKIKKILSE from the coding sequence ATGAAACAAAGTAACGTCATAGATAACAAAAATGCAGAACATACTATAGAGCCTTATAGATTTAAGGTTTTAGGCGCATTTCCTACAAACGATGTAAAAGAGCAAGAAACGGTTTCAAATTTAGAAGAGCAAACCGAAACTCAGGCTCCAAAACAAGAAGTCGAGAAAGAGAGCCAAACTCATCAAGAAGAGCCTAAATTAGAGCCGAGTTTTATTGAAGAGCTATTAAAACGAACCGATGAATTAAGCGGCAATATAATAAAACTGCAAATGCAGATAGAAAATCAAGAAAATGAATTTAAAGTAAGATTAGAACAAGAAGTTGCAAGAACTAAAGACGAAGCTTTAAAAGAAGGTCATATGGCGGCAAAAACCGAATTTGAAGCCGAGTTAAACGAGATAGAAAAAAAGTATATGCATTCCATAGAAAAACTTGATGAAGAAAAATCAAAACTAGAAGCACTATACGCATCAAGTCAGCAAGAACTAGCAAGTACTGCTATAGAAATAGCAAAAGAAGTAGTCATAAAAGAGATAAAAGATAGTTCATCTGTAGTTGCTTCAAATATTGCTAAAAGCTTGATCAGCGAACTAAATGACGCAACTAGCATAGAGATAAAAACAAATCCAAAAGATTATGAGTTTTTAAAAGCAAATTTAAATTTAAACTCACATATAAAAATTACGAGTGATGATGCTATAAATGCTGGCGGAGTTATAGTTTTAAGCGAAGTTGGAAATATAGACGGAAGCGTGATGGCGAGATTTGCAAAAATCAAGAAAATTTTAAGCGAGTAA
- a CDS encoding ABC transporter permease — MRLLALIKKEILAIKNDKKSMIVVMVPPLMQILIFAFSVTLEVRNLNLAVLNLDSSKQSREIIQKLESAKFVKNIVMVKSLNEAKELLTGQEVFAFLMIPKDFVIRGESLGLVLDGRHSNSAQIVNGYIEQTMISNLSDIQISVRNFYNPNLENFWWIVPNLYGSIVMVMAIVLTSLSISREREIGTFDQIIVSPLKPFEILIGKLLPALILSLLLSTIVIFIIRFFFKVPIIGSLWLLYLGSTIFIFSVCGIGLFISALCKTQQQAILGSFVFLLPSFMLSGFVTPVENMPDWLAPISNLLPLTYYVVFTKAVFLKDISFIDSLKYILPMFIIGIVSLCITLIFFKKNVLK; from the coding sequence TTGAGACTATTGGCTCTTATCAAAAAAGAAATTTTGGCGATAAAAAATGATAAAAAAAGCATGATTGTTGTGATGGTGCCGCCTCTTATGCAGATTTTGATTTTTGCATTTTCTGTTACTTTGGAAGTAAGAAATTTAAATTTAGCTGTTTTAAATTTAGATAGTTCAAAACAGAGCAGAGAGATAATTCAAAAGCTTGAAAGTGCTAAATTTGTAAAAAATATCGTAATGGTCAAAAGTCTTAATGAAGCAAAAGAGTTGCTTACGGGCCAAGAGGTTTTTGCGTTTTTAATGATCCCTAAAGATTTTGTTATAAGAGGAGAAAGTTTAGGTCTAGTTTTAGATGGCAGACATTCAAACTCAGCTCAAATAGTAAATGGATACATCGAACAGACTATGATATCGAATTTAAGCGATATACAAATTTCAGTTAGAAACTTCTATAATCCGAATTTAGAAAATTTTTGGTGGATAGTTCCAAATTTATACGGATCAATAGTTATGGTAATGGCGATAGTGCTTACATCTCTTAGTATATCAAGAGAGCGCGAAATAGGGACTTTTGATCAAATTATCGTTTCTCCGCTAAAGCCTTTTGAAATTTTAATAGGAAAGTTGCTACCGGCACTTATACTTAGTTTATTATTATCAACTATTGTTATATTTATAATACGATTTTTCTTTAAAGTTCCTATTATAGGTTCTTTGTGGCTTTTGTATCTTGGTTCGACTATTTTTATATTTTCTGTATGCGGTATAGGATTATTTATATCTGCGCTTTGTAAAACGCAGCAACAAGCGATACTTGGATCATTTGTGTTTTTACTTCCGTCATTTATGCTTTCTGGATTTGTAACGCCGGTAGAAAATATGCCTGACTGGCTTGCGCCAATTAGCAATTTACTACCGCTTACTTACTATGTGGTATTTACAAAGGCAGTTTTTTTAAAAGATATTAGTTTTATAGATTCATTGAAATATATTTTACCTATGTTTATCATAGGCATCGTATCTCTGTGCATAACTCTAATATTTTTCAAAAAAAATGTGCTAAAATAA
- a CDS encoding SLC13 family permease: MQTIQILIPVFLIGSIILGYLYKTNIGIFAIPLAFIAAFIHGLEVKNIINLWGLNLFFILISMTFFYGFAISNGTLNLLASKAIYVSRNQPWAIPIVLFIIVAMFVGIAGHYAGFAFMSPLVLYIANKINMSKMLAAIIIYSGSCASGFNPFTIGGRFVNSIILNLGFNDSVASDFTVSIYKNMFFVHTLIFIVGYFVLKGYTVHANKIEKPAKLSKIHIKTISLVAFIFALVMAPSIWLAFVPHSVFMQKASDILNPIFLCFLGVCLAIIFKIGDEKEAFRNIPWDIVFMICGLGMLIALAKEAGAIDKLSIYINSVSTDEHTIAYLLGISSSTMSIFSSTLGVVIPTFFPIIPNLNIDIALGLSIVVCFATFTGYSPFSTGGALVLAGTKDPKESKELFIGLLVLPAILVLGGFALLIIGFFN, translated from the coding sequence ATGCAAACCATACAAATTCTCATACCCGTGTTTTTGATCGGTTCTATTATTTTAGGATACTTATACAAAACAAATATAGGTATATTTGCCATTCCGCTTGCATTTATAGCAGCATTTATCCATGGATTAGAAGTAAAGAATATAATAAATTTATGGGGATTAAATCTATTTTTCATACTTATATCAATGACGTTCTTTTACGGTTTTGCTATAAGTAACGGTACGCTAAATCTTTTGGCGTCAAAAGCCATTTACGTCTCAAGAAATCAACCTTGGGCTATTCCGATTGTTTTGTTTATAATCGTTGCAATGTTTGTCGGCATAGCAGGACATTACGCCGGATTTGCATTTATGTCGCCGTTAGTACTTTACATAGCAAATAAAATAAATATGAGTAAAATGTTAGCGGCTATCATTATATACTCCGGATCGTGCGCCAGCGGATTTAATCCGTTCACGATCGGGGGTCGATTCGTAAATAGCATAATACTAAATTTAGGATTTAACGACTCGGTAGCTAGCGATTTTACAGTATCGATATATAAAAATATGTTTTTTGTGCATACTTTGATCTTTATAGTTGGATATTTTGTGCTAAAAGGCTACACAGTACATGCAAACAAAATAGAAAAACCGGCAAAATTAAGCAAAATACATATCAAAACCATATCTTTAGTTGCTTTTATATTTGCTTTAGTTATGGCACCGTCTATCTGGTTGGCATTTGTTCCACATAGCGTATTTATGCAAAAAGCAAGCGATATTTTAAATCCGATTTTTCTTTGCTTTCTTGGAGTATGTCTTGCTATTATATTCAAAATCGGAGATGAAAAAGAAGCATTTAGAAATATACCTTGGGATATTGTTTTTATGATATGCGGGCTCGGTATGCTCATAGCTCTTGCCAAAGAAGCAGGAGCTATCGATAAACTTAGCATCTATATAAATAGCGTATCGACAGATGAACATACTATAGCTTATCTGCTTGGGATATCTTCAAGCACAATGAGTATATTTTCTAGTACGCTAGGCGTCGTGATACCCACTTTTTTTCCTATTATTCCGAATTTAAATATAGATATCGCCTTAGGACTTAGTATAGTCGTCTGCTTTGCTACATTTACTGGGTATTCTCCTTTTAGCACGGGAGGCGCACTTGTTCTAGCCGGGACAAAAGATCCAAAAGAGAGCAAAGAGCTATTTATAGGATTGTTAGTGTTACCTGCGATATTGGTTTTAGGTGGATTTGCTTTGCTTATCATCGGATTTTTTAACTAA
- the perR gene encoding peroxide-responsive transcriptional repressor PerR — translation MDYMELLKQANLKATPQRLCVLKILDKHTHPTIEELYAEIKRDYPSISLATVYKNLNTLIDEKLVVEVNTPNQKAKYDIYEHPHIHVVCSVCGHVEDVNCDDAKMVEYQEHLEKKIGNLIDRLNIVATTNGCKKCSNC, via the coding sequence ATGGATTACATGGAGCTATTAAAACAGGCTAATCTAAAAGCCACACCACAAAGACTCTGTGTGCTAAAAATATTAGACAAGCACACCCACCCCACAATAGAAGAACTCTATGCTGAGATTAAGAGGGATTATCCATCTATATCATTAGCTACAGTCTATAAAAATTTAAATACATTAATAGACGAAAAGCTAGTTGTAGAGGTTAATACTCCAAATCAAAAAGCCAAATATGATATTTATGAACATCCTCATATTCATGTAGTATGTTCTGTTTGCGGTCATGTAGAAGATGTAAATTGCGATGATGCTAAAATGGTTGAGTATCAAGAACATCTAGAAAAAAAGATAGGAAATTTGATAGATAGACTAAATATAGTAGCAACAACAAACGGCTGCAAAAAGTGCTCTAATTGTTAA